The Carassius auratus strain Wakin chromosome 30, ASM336829v1, whole genome shotgun sequence region GTACTTACATTGGTCAGACTTTCCCACAGGTTCCTATTGACCGTATTCTGGTAACTGTAGCGTTTTAGGTATCTCACAATGCCCAGTTTAAACGCATCTGGGGTCAGAAACTCTCTCAGCATGTTCAGAATACAAGCTCCCTAAAATGACATTAACAATAGTAAAATGGTTTTCAAAAGCTTTTGAAAGTTTATAACAAGAAAAAACATATTGTACAGGAAACAAAGATTTATTATGCACCTTGTCATAGGAAACATCATCAAACATTTCCCGTATCTGAGCAGGGTTCTCCACTGGCGTGGACACTGGGTGAGAGGAGCTCAAGGAGTCTACCTCCATGGCCTCAAAACACTTCTCCAGGAAATAATCCTCCTGTGGCACAAAAAAGATTTGTCTTCATATTAGCACAGATCTTCATCCAAATCATGCAGAGTGCTTTTAAAATGTCGATTATGGAAATAAAGGTATATAAAGGCAACTTACAACTTGCAGTTCAGGATTGGTGATGTTGACAGACACAAACTCCATGAACTTGGCAAAACCTTCATTCAGCCACAGATCATTCCACCACTGCATGGTCACCAGGTTTCCAAACCACTGACAAGAACATACAAAGAAAAAACTATTCATTAATTAACAACAGCAACATGTAAAATAATTACTACATCCCATAATAGTTAACTGATGTCATAAATTCACCTGATGGGCCAGTTCATGGGCGATGACCATCGTGATGCCCAGCTTGTCAGAAGCAGAAGACTTGTGGGGGTCAAAAAGAAGTTCTGATTCACGGTAGGTGGTAAGACCCCAGTTCTCCATCGCTCCAGACTGGAAGTCTGGGATGGCAGCAAGATCTGCAGTGCAGATCATATAAATAGTGAACTGAGAAATCTGCCTTTTGCACTTTAAGAAGTAGATGAATTGTCTAAGTAGAACTAACCCTGTTTCGGTAGAGGGTACGGAATGTCAAAGTAGTCATCGTAGAAGTCAAGCAGTTTCACTGCGGCGTCCAGAGCAAACTCTGCCTGGTCGATCTTCTCTGGAACAGCATAGACTGAAATCTGAATTCAgatcaaaaatatacatttatggaGCATCACAAAAAGTAGTAATTGATGGAGGTGGTATCTTATAGTACATAAAGGCTTGACTTGGATCATCTTCTAACCTGGACTCCATGCTGACTTGTTTTGCTGATGGACAGAAAGTCAGAGACAATGAAGGCCACCAGGTATGTGCTCATCTTGACACTCACATCAAACTGGTCCTCAAACAGGCTGCCTGGCAGCTCTAATGTTCTCAGCTggagtgaagaagaaaaaaagagactaGACTCAACAGAAGAATCAGAATATCCAACAGCAGATTAATAGTTCATACACTTCTTGACTTATTCAGGTTTTAGTCAGAAAACAGCAGGATTGATCAATGGAGGTTCTGCGGATATTATAACAACACCTTTGGCATGTTTGAAAGGGAAATATGCTTTGCTTCTCTGCGAATCCGCACGGAAAAGTTGGCTTTGAAGGCAGGTTCATCAAAACAGGGAAAAGCTGCCCGGGCACTAGTCGGCTCAAACTGTGTGGAAGCCACAAACCTGAGAATGTGATTGGCACAGCATCAGATAATTACTtctgaaaaaattataaataactttCAGAGATATTGGCTGTGCTTACATAAGGGTTCTCACCTGAGGTCTCCCTTGCTGGTGCgatatgtgcttttgtaaaatccATGAAAGCTCTCAGAGAGGCTGGCGGCAAACTCCAGTTGAATCGAATATACATGGCCCCTCTTCAACAGTGCATACTCAGATATGAGTGCAATCTGCTGGAAGTATGGGTACTCCAGCACCTTTAGTGCCTGTAGCTGACCTATGTCTGAATCTAGCAACCTTGCATTGGAGATATGAAGATCCTTGCTGTGCAGTATGATATTCTTGGTGTTTTCGTGGACCTCAATTTGGATCCGCACCATTCCAGTAAAGTCTAAACTTGTGAGGTTGGGATGGATAAGGAGATGGTAATGTAGAGGAGATACTGTGTCTGGAAGTCTCATTTTATTCCATGGGAATGGTTCTCCATTAGTTGATGTGGGGAATGAAGTGGTCTCTGGAGTGACTGCAGCCCAGAGGTGAATGGGCAAAACTATGAGATTCACAAGCAGAGCAAAGCTAGTCATGGCTGCATAGTAATACACTGTAAGGGAAAAGGAGGAAAAAATTATTGGAAGCTCCGATAATACAACACAAGCTCATAAGCTCAATATGGGCTTGATTACTTTGAACAAGC contains the following coding sequences:
- the LOC113049402 gene encoding endoplasmic reticulum aminopeptidase 1-like, whose protein sequence is MTSFALLVNLIVLPIHLWAAVTPETTSFPTSTNGEPFPWNKMRLPDTVSPLHYHLLIHPNLTSLDFTGMVRIQIEVHENTKNIILHSKDLHISNARLLDSDIGQLQALKVLEYPYFQQIALISEYALLKRGHVYSIQLEFAASLSESFHGFYKSTYRTSKGDLRFVASTQFEPTSARAAFPCFDEPAFKANFSVRIRREAKHISLSNMPKLRTLELPGSLFEDQFDVSVKMSTYLVAFIVSDFLSISKTSQHGVQISVYAVPEKIDQAEFALDAAVKLLDFYDDYFDIPYPLPKQDLAAIPDFQSGAMENWGLTTYRESELLFDPHKSSASDKLGITMVIAHELAHQWFGNLVTMQWWNDLWLNEGFAKFMEFVSVNITNPELQVEDYFLEKCFEAMEVDSLSSSHPVSTPVENPAQIREMFDDVSYDKGACILNMLREFLTPDAFKLGIVRYLKRYSYQNTVNRNLWESLTNVCDSDGLDEGRLKGDESCRRSHSGASKWHSEDELDVKAMMETWTLQEGFPLITVEVKGRQVRLSQERYLKSDDPSQTSSFLWHVPLTYITSSSITVHRFLLKTKTDVLYLPEEVDWIKFNVDMSGYYIVHYEGSGWDDLISLLKHNHTVLRSNDRASLINNAFQLVSVGKLPLDKALDLTLYLSKETEIMPVTQGFSELVPLYKLMEKRDMEELENQMKGYILQLFRKLIDQQSWTDDGSVSQRMLRSYLLLFGCVRGHPPCVSTASQLFNQWRDSDGNMSLPNDVTMAVFSVGARTEDGWEFLFEKYKESMYVSMKSRIKTALTTSPLDHKLKWMMEQSLAGEVMKTQDLPYVVTSVSINPKAYKHAWDFLKANWDSLIKKFDLGSPSIAHMVVGVTNQYSTREMLAEIRSFFSSLRAETGAELRCIQQALENIEENIRWMDKNLPLLKAWLHRHYVQNKNTEL